A portion of the Hyalangium minutum genome contains these proteins:
- a CDS encoding tetratricopeptide repeat protein, protein MYNLLISLGVGIAVALGIKLLGYSLWAGLIPGTLAFAFTFILLARRVAKRIQALMDSVQKEFATQATHQKEAQQKVERAVKTLEQGLVYDKWQLMVGPELHAQIGMLKYMVKDLDGAQAHFAKSGPRNYMAKAMEGALHYQRKNFTAMEASFEAAVKTGKKESVIWAAYAWCLLQNKDKDKALKVLARAVQTNPTDEKLKGSLTQLQNDKRLKMKPYEPTWWQFGLEAPPMPTMGGGGGGGRRVQFINRR, encoded by the coding sequence ATGTACAACCTTCTCATCTCCCTGGGCGTGGGGATCGCCGTAGCTCTGGGCATCAAGCTGCTGGGCTACTCCCTGTGGGCCGGCCTCATTCCGGGCACCCTCGCCTTCGCCTTCACCTTCATTCTCCTGGCCCGCCGGGTGGCCAAGCGCATCCAGGCCCTCATGGACTCCGTCCAGAAGGAGTTCGCCACCCAGGCCACCCACCAGAAGGAAGCCCAGCAGAAGGTGGAGCGCGCCGTGAAGACCCTGGAGCAGGGTCTGGTCTACGACAAATGGCAGCTCATGGTCGGCCCCGAGCTCCACGCCCAGATCGGCATGCTCAAGTACATGGTGAAGGATCTGGACGGCGCCCAGGCCCACTTCGCCAAGTCCGGTCCTCGCAACTACATGGCCAAGGCCATGGAGGGCGCCCTTCACTACCAGCGCAAGAACTTCACTGCCATGGAGGCCTCCTTCGAGGCGGCAGTGAAGACGGGCAAGAAGGAGTCCGTCATCTGGGCCGCCTACGCCTGGTGCCTGCTGCAGAACAAGGACAAGGACAAGGCGCTCAAGGTGCTCGCTCGCGCCGTGCAGACCAACCCCACGGATGAGAAGCTCAAGGGCAGCCTCACCCAACTGCAGAACGACAAGCGGCTGAAGATGAAGCCTTACGAGCCCACCTGGTGGCAGTTCGGTCTGGAGGCTCCTCCCATGCCCACGATGGGGGGCGGCGGAGGCGGCGGCCGTCGCGTGCAGTTCATTAATCGACGTTGA
- a CDS encoding MlaC/ttg2D family ABC transporter substrate-binding protein yields the protein MLAPLIAATLLAAAPTTPLEVVKAGNADVQKAAGAPGATVDQLASVVEKFVDFEELAKRALGKTWDTLKPEQRKDFTETMKGLLRASYAQKAIGQANADVKYGKETIKGDEAVVNTTLAVKKDQIPVDYKLYKGAGKGATWRIYDVVTDEVSLVETYAGQFRKLLADKGFDGLLSTLKTKRAQLEKSAATTKAADVPPAAATGTADPKAPTGK from the coding sequence ATGCTTGCACCTTTGATCGCCGCAACGCTGCTCGCTGCCGCTCCCACCACTCCGCTCGAGGTCGTCAAGGCCGGCAACGCGGACGTCCAGAAGGCCGCCGGCGCGCCTGGGGCCACGGTGGATCAGCTCGCCTCTGTCGTGGAGAAGTTCGTCGACTTCGAGGAACTCGCGAAGCGGGCACTCGGCAAGACGTGGGACACGCTCAAGCCCGAGCAGCGCAAGGACTTCACCGAGACCATGAAGGGGCTGCTGCGCGCCTCGTACGCTCAGAAGGCCATCGGCCAAGCCAACGCGGACGTGAAGTACGGCAAGGAGACCATCAAGGGCGACGAGGCTGTCGTCAACACGACCCTTGCAGTGAAGAAGGACCAGATCCCCGTCGACTACAAGCTCTACAAGGGGGCGGGGAAGGGCGCGACCTGGCGCATCTACGATGTCGTCACCGATGAGGTGTCCCTCGTGGAGACGTACGCAGGCCAGTTCCGCAAGCTGCTGGCCGACAAGGGCTTCGACGGCCTGCTCTCCACGCTGAAGACCAAGCGGGCTCAGCTGGAGAAGTCCGCTGCCACCACCAAGGCTGCGGATGTGCCCCCGGCTGCGGCGACGGGCACCGCCGATCCGAAGGCTCCGACCGGGAAGTAG
- a CDS encoding class I fructose-bisphosphate aldolase, translated as MAYTDRVKQILSWYPSDSPGTLTNLARLLNTGTLAGTGKMVILPVDQGFEHGPARSFGPNPAGYDPDYHIQLAIDSGCNAYAAPLGFLEAVAGKYMGEIPLILKVNNSDTLAKVANPMSAVTSSVKDAVRLGCVAVGYTIYPGSGARNEQYEDLRDIIAEAKSYGLPTVLWAYARGNMSKEGETGIDVIAYAAQISAQLGAHIIKVKPPQDFIEQPEAKKAFEKAGIATKTMADRVKEVVRSAFNGKRIVIFSGGESKETPALLEEIRQIHQGGGFGSIMGRNAFQRPHAESVKLLKDVMNVFAGK; from the coding sequence ATGGCCTACACCGATCGAGTGAAGCAGATCCTGTCGTGGTACCCGTCCGATAGCCCTGGCACCCTCACCAACCTGGCGCGCCTGCTGAACACCGGCACGCTGGCGGGCACGGGCAAGATGGTCATCCTCCCGGTGGATCAGGGCTTCGAGCACGGCCCGGCGCGCTCCTTCGGCCCCAACCCGGCCGGGTACGATCCGGACTACCACATCCAGCTCGCCATCGATTCGGGGTGCAACGCGTACGCGGCGCCGCTCGGCTTCCTCGAGGCCGTGGCCGGCAAGTACATGGGGGAGATTCCCCTCATCCTCAAGGTGAACAACTCGGACACGCTGGCCAAGGTGGCCAACCCCATGTCCGCGGTGACGTCCTCCGTGAAGGACGCGGTGCGGCTGGGCTGCGTGGCCGTGGGCTACACCATCTACCCGGGCTCGGGCGCTCGCAACGAGCAGTACGAGGATCTGCGCGACATCATCGCCGAGGCCAAGTCCTACGGCCTGCCCACCGTGCTCTGGGCCTACGCCCGCGGCAACATGTCCAAGGAGGGTGAGACGGGCATCGACGTGATTGCGTATGCGGCGCAGATCAGCGCGCAGTTGGGCGCCCACATCATCAAGGTGAAGCCGCCGCAGGACTTCATCGAGCAGCCCGAGGCCAAGAAGGCCTTCGAGAAGGCCGGCATCGCCACCAAGACGATGGCGGACCGCGTGAAAGAGGTGGTGCGCTCGGCGTTCAACGGCAAGCGCATCGTCATCTTCTCGGGCGGCGAGTCCAAGGAGACGCCGGCCTTGCTGGAGGAGATCCGGCAGATCCACCAGGGTGGCGGCTTCGGCTCCATCATGGGCCGCAACGCCTTCCAGCGTCCGCACGCCGAGTCGGTCAAACTGCTCAAGGACGTGATGAACGTCTTCGCCGGGAAGTAG
- a CDS encoding response regulator produces MKVLLVEDDASLREGMSDIISEQAEVRALGLVDSALTVLRQERFELILTDLRISGGGQGGRSIVEMARRRLQPVALVSAAAEEEFQRALHPWEPDAVLIKPFQLEDMTALVERFLALRQELDQQATKRPPDDAGWTQEAPGVQVLRPSGASAEQGLMWIRLQPGTSYAWTHHRGRAGVLVVEGDLEVDGARQPAPHYLFLSTSPPPETRTEKGCLAVSLALKG; encoded by the coding sequence ATGAAGGTGCTGCTGGTCGAGGATGACGCGAGCCTGCGCGAGGGGATGAGCGACATCATCTCCGAGCAGGCCGAGGTGCGCGCCCTGGGCCTGGTGGACTCGGCCCTGACGGTGCTCCGGCAGGAGCGCTTCGAGCTGATCCTCACCGACTTGCGCATCTCCGGAGGAGGGCAGGGCGGGCGGAGCATCGTCGAGATGGCCCGCCGGCGGCTGCAGCCGGTGGCGCTCGTCAGCGCGGCCGCTGAGGAGGAGTTCCAGCGGGCGCTCCACCCCTGGGAGCCGGATGCGGTCCTGATCAAGCCCTTCCAGCTCGAGGACATGACGGCGCTGGTGGAGCGCTTCCTCGCGCTGCGGCAGGAGCTGGATCAGCAGGCCACGAAGCGTCCTCCCGACGACGCGGGCTGGACGCAAGAGGCGCCGGGGGTCCAGGTGCTGCGGCCCTCGGGAGCCTCGGCCGAGCAGGGGCTGATGTGGATCCGCCTGCAGCCCGGGACGAGCTACGCGTGGACGCACCACCGCGGGCGCGCCGGTGTCCTGGTGGTGGAGGGCGATCTGGAAGTGGATGGCGCGCGGCAGCCGGCCCCGCATTATTTGTTCCTCTCCACGAGCCCGCCGCCGGAGACCCGGACCGAGAAGGGCTGTCTGGCCGTCTCGCTGGCGCTGAAGGGTTAG
- a CDS encoding response regulator, whose translation MSGSRLVAGSRVAIIGGGIAGAGLASSLLFNGRARGVSLDVRVYSHSEPNTVPPPVVLTPECRSRLAALGCRVPMDWRVHELRGVEVLSHGRRDLLPAPPGGLWVVDGWPNGPSGLEVVREALVTAATAQGARFISRHVDRVERHAPAPDAPEVVRNSGPLVVRAQGSGDRFHAVALATGAGGLLGDAFFPGFEPAPTVAAVQARLRHGSSRLTLAPLARLWIAPLPTVDGLFLLPGAHSVYALAFGPAVTPADLCQALMMAARDGLVDEGFELSALETTRLPFGPGRSLVAPGQLVVGPAALGHPLQLGLSETLATCSRAAVGLLDGGLEASALERRYVREGLSELMEDAAAGARSIAWLRRAGRRAPEAFLAARRKGSMCGVYSGGVLGLAAPTPLSLLAAARWAGLREVVSSWLRTAVEPVPTTVPTLEPDLYYVVDDDPDAREAMTQLLESTGATVVSFSDELALFCAVARRPPTAILLDVVLHWVDGLRLCEGLKQHPLTRNTRVVVMSGLNRPHVRQRALEAGAEAFLPKPVEPERLLQLLMGHGAPLPTVSPPVHVPEIPADAESGRYAS comes from the coding sequence ATGAGCGGAAGCAGACTGGTGGCGGGTTCGAGGGTAGCGATCATCGGCGGCGGCATCGCTGGTGCAGGGCTGGCGTCTTCGCTCCTGTTCAACGGGCGGGCCCGAGGCGTCTCGCTGGATGTCCGGGTGTATTCACACTCGGAGCCCAACACGGTGCCGCCCCCGGTGGTGCTGACGCCGGAGTGCCGCTCGCGCCTCGCCGCGCTGGGCTGCCGCGTCCCCATGGATTGGCGCGTGCATGAGCTCCGGGGCGTCGAAGTCCTCTCTCACGGCCGGCGGGATTTGCTACCGGCACCTCCGGGGGGCTTGTGGGTGGTGGATGGTTGGCCCAATGGCCCCTCCGGGCTCGAGGTGGTGCGCGAGGCGCTCGTGACGGCCGCCACGGCCCAGGGCGCACGGTTCATCTCCCGGCATGTGGATCGCGTGGAGCGCCATGCGCCTGCCCCGGATGCCCCCGAGGTGGTGCGCAACAGCGGCCCGCTGGTGGTCCGCGCCCAGGGCAGCGGCGATCGCTTCCATGCGGTGGCGCTGGCGACCGGCGCGGGTGGCTTGCTGGGCGACGCGTTCTTCCCGGGCTTCGAGCCCGCGCCCACGGTGGCGGCGGTGCAGGCGCGGCTGCGCCATGGGTCCTCACGGCTGACGCTGGCCCCGCTCGCTCGGCTGTGGATCGCTCCCCTTCCCACCGTGGATGGGCTGTTCCTGCTGCCGGGGGCGCACTCGGTCTACGCGCTGGCGTTCGGGCCAGCGGTGACTCCGGCGGATCTGTGTCAGGCGCTGATGATGGCGGCCCGGGATGGGCTCGTGGACGAGGGCTTCGAGCTCTCCGCCCTGGAGACGACGCGGCTGCCGTTCGGGCCGGGCCGCTCGCTGGTGGCACCCGGGCAGCTCGTGGTGGGGCCGGCGGCGCTCGGGCACCCGCTGCAGCTGGGGCTGTCCGAGACGCTGGCCACGTGCAGCCGGGCCGCCGTGGGGCTGCTCGATGGCGGGCTGGAGGCCTCCGCGCTGGAGCGCCGGTATGTCCGCGAGGGCCTCTCGGAGCTGATGGAGGATGCGGCGGCGGGGGCTCGGTCGATCGCGTGGCTGCGGCGCGCGGGCCGGCGGGCTCCCGAGGCGTTCCTGGCAGCGCGACGCAAGGGCTCGATGTGCGGAGTTTATAGCGGTGGAGTGCTCGGGCTGGCTGCGCCGACGCCGCTGTCGCTGTTGGCCGCGGCGCGCTGGGCGGGCCTGCGCGAGGTGGTGAGCTCGTGGCTGCGCACGGCGGTGGAGCCGGTGCCCACCACGGTGCCCACGCTGGAGCCGGACCTGTACTACGTGGTGGATGATGATCCAGACGCTCGCGAGGCGATGACTCAGTTGCTGGAGTCCACGGGCGCCACGGTGGTGTCCTTCTCGGACGAGCTGGCGCTGTTCTGCGCGGTGGCGCGGCGGCCGCCCACGGCCATTTTGCTGGATGTGGTGCTGCACTGGGTGGACGGGCTGCGGTTGTGCGAGGGCCTCAAGCAGCACCCGCTGACGCGCAACACCCGGGTGGTGGTGATGAGTGGGCTCAACCGGCCGCACGTCCGCCAGCGTGCGCTGGAGGCGGGCGCCGAGGCCTTCCTGCCCAAGCCAGTGGAGCCGGAGCGGCTGCTGCAGCTGCTGATGGGACACGGGGCTCCCCTGCCCACCGTGTCGCCGCCGGTCCATGTCCCGGAGATCCCGGCGGACGCCGAGTCCGGGCGCTACGCCTCCTGA
- a CDS encoding NAD-dependent epimerase/dehydratase family protein yields the protein MKILLTGSTGFIGQRLAKRIVERGDTLTALVRRTSKRGALESLGVRFAMGDLLTGEGLTEAVKDVDCVLHLAGVTKSRDEAGYFQGNAEGTRRLVKAMAELPTPPRLVYCSSLAAAGPSVPGRPRREEETPAPVSLYGRSKLGGEQAVREFADRVPSVIVRPPIVYGPGDQEFLPSMLPMARLGVMLKSGFGPKLYSLIHVDDLCTALLAATERGQTMRAGDATAGVYMVSDGTEHRWEDFCQALAQAMGRAKPTVVSVPETVSYVVGLGSELAARVRGTIPILNRDKVREMACPAWTCSMERAAKELGFTPAIPLAQGLVSALGSEARASGR from the coding sequence GTGAAGATCCTCCTGACGGGAAGCACCGGGTTCATCGGCCAGCGGCTGGCCAAGCGCATCGTCGAGCGGGGTGACACCCTGACGGCGCTCGTGCGGCGCACCTCGAAGCGGGGGGCGCTGGAGTCGCTCGGTGTGCGCTTCGCGATGGGCGATCTGCTCACGGGCGAGGGGCTCACCGAGGCCGTGAAGGATGTGGACTGTGTGCTGCACCTGGCCGGTGTCACCAAGTCCCGGGACGAGGCGGGCTACTTCCAGGGCAACGCCGAGGGCACCCGGCGGCTGGTGAAGGCCATGGCGGAGCTCCCTACCCCGCCTCGGCTCGTGTACTGCTCGTCGCTGGCGGCGGCGGGGCCCTCGGTGCCGGGACGTCCCCGGCGCGAGGAGGAGACGCCAGCGCCTGTCTCCCTCTACGGCCGGAGCAAGCTGGGCGGAGAGCAGGCGGTGCGGGAGTTTGCGGACCGCGTGCCCTCGGTGATCGTGCGGCCGCCGATCGTGTACGGGCCGGGAGATCAGGAGTTCCTGCCATCCATGCTGCCGATGGCGCGGCTGGGCGTGATGCTCAAGAGCGGCTTTGGCCCCAAGCTCTACTCGCTCATCCACGTGGATGACCTGTGCACCGCGCTGCTGGCGGCGACCGAGCGGGGCCAGACGATGCGCGCGGGTGACGCGACGGCGGGCGTGTACATGGTGTCGGATGGCACGGAGCACCGGTGGGAGGACTTCTGCCAGGCGCTCGCGCAGGCCATGGGCCGTGCGAAGCCCACGGTGGTGTCGGTGCCCGAGACGGTCAGCTATGTGGTGGGACTGGGCTCGGAGCTGGCGGCGCGCGTGAGGGGCACCATTCCGATTCTCAACCGGGACAAGGTCCGGGAGATGGCCTGTCCCGCGTGGACCTGCTCGATGGAGCGGGCCGCGAAAGAGCTGGGCTTCACGCCCGCCATCCCGCTGGCCCAGGGACTCGTAAGTGCTTTGGGCTCCGAGGCTCGGGCTTCGGGGCGCTAA
- a CDS encoding TolC family protein, with amino-acid sequence MKRTGLGRLVGIGLALSAGSAAAQGVPGTAPAAPISGGQGTSTPSQAGQGTASPITGAPATLPGQPTVGEGAQSATPQAQDQAAQDATRSTEQQAPGTAEGAAKSGPLTLEELVARARRSDARVEEAEAELHRLQALQRQAHWAWFPKFETVVGFGGPVPEARNDGLGGPPTTEATLEGDWNFGTLGVTVRAEVNALLPIYTFGKLTALEKAGDQGPIIGAALRERARAEAGFQAAQAFYGYQLANAGIVQLEETAKRLEDAGKRIQELLDEESQQVSKIDTYKLNFFRQVLESRRAEAQQGRILALEAIRLLSGAKPGEPVQVVSVDLPLEEDEFSPPTLEKALALAEQRRPELTAIQAGIAAREQEVLIRERAYYPDLGIVGFAKFAYTSNATPQRTPFAYDPYNDRSAGIGIAARGTFDIPMKNAQLDQSRAELDKLKAQQRLLQSAIRLEVTQTHGALTAALAKARAMTDAEKNARRWATAAYAAFDLGTGDTRELVDAFTALAQASADKGKSWHDARVGIAALNRVTGMAPAGQ; translated from the coding sequence GTGAAACGGACAGGACTCGGACGACTCGTGGGAATCGGGCTGGCGCTCTCGGCAGGGAGCGCGGCGGCGCAGGGCGTGCCCGGCACAGCACCCGCCGCTCCCATCTCGGGAGGGCAGGGCACCTCGACCCCCTCTCAAGCCGGGCAGGGCACGGCATCCCCCATAACAGGCGCTCCCGCGACGCTCCCGGGACAGCCCACGGTGGGAGAGGGCGCGCAGAGCGCCACGCCCCAAGCCCAGGATCAGGCCGCCCAGGACGCGACGCGCTCCACCGAGCAGCAGGCTCCAGGCACGGCCGAGGGGGCCGCCAAGAGCGGGCCGCTCACGCTCGAGGAGCTCGTGGCGCGTGCGCGCCGCTCGGATGCGCGCGTCGAGGAGGCCGAGGCGGAGCTTCACCGGCTGCAAGCGCTCCAGAGGCAAGCCCACTGGGCGTGGTTCCCCAAGTTCGAAACGGTGGTGGGCTTTGGCGGCCCGGTGCCCGAGGCGCGCAATGACGGGCTCGGCGGTCCTCCCACGACGGAGGCCACGCTGGAGGGCGACTGGAACTTCGGCACGCTGGGCGTCACGGTGCGCGCGGAGGTCAACGCACTGCTGCCCATCTACACGTTCGGCAAGCTCACGGCGCTGGAGAAGGCGGGAGACCAGGGCCCCATCATCGGCGCGGCGCTGCGGGAGCGGGCCCGCGCCGAGGCGGGTTTCCAGGCTGCTCAGGCGTTCTATGGGTACCAGCTCGCGAACGCGGGAATCGTGCAGCTCGAGGAGACAGCGAAGCGACTGGAGGATGCCGGCAAGCGCATCCAGGAGCTGCTGGACGAGGAGTCCCAGCAGGTCTCCAAGATCGACACGTACAAGCTGAACTTCTTCCGGCAGGTGCTGGAGTCCCGCCGCGCCGAGGCCCAGCAAGGACGGATCCTGGCACTGGAGGCCATCCGTTTGTTGTCGGGTGCCAAGCCTGGAGAGCCCGTGCAGGTCGTCAGCGTGGATCTGCCGCTGGAGGAGGACGAGTTCTCGCCGCCCACATTGGAGAAGGCCCTGGCGCTGGCCGAGCAGCGCCGGCCCGAGCTGACGGCCATCCAGGCGGGCATCGCGGCGCGCGAGCAGGAGGTCCTCATCCGCGAGCGTGCGTACTACCCGGACCTGGGGATCGTGGGCTTCGCGAAGTTCGCGTACACCTCCAACGCCACCCCGCAGCGCACACCCTTCGCCTACGATCCTTATAACGATCGCTCCGCAGGCATCGGCATCGCGGCGCGCGGCACCTTCGACATCCCGATGAAGAACGCGCAGCTCGACCAATCCCGCGCGGAGCTGGACAAGCTGAAGGCCCAGCAGCGGCTGCTCCAGTCCGCCATCCGCCTGGAGGTGACCCAGACGCATGGCGCGCTGACGGCGGCGCTGGCCAAGGCCCGCGCCATGACGGACGCGGAGAAGAACGCCCGCCGCTGGGCCACCGCCGCCTATGCCGCCTTCGATCTCGGCACGGGAGACACCCGCGAGCTGGTGGACGCCTTCACAGCGCTTGCTCAGGCCTCAGCCGACAAGGGCAAGAGCTGGCATGACGCCCGTGTGGGAATAGCGGCGCTCAACCGGGTGACCGGCATGGCGCCTGCAGGACAGTGA
- a CDS encoding diguanylate cyclase — protein MERRGRGSERAQILIIEDDAGVRDSLSDLLVVKFEVLTAADAGVGVELAREHHPDLILLDRFLPSGDGLGVLETLQGDVRTDSVPVIFLTGDADEATLEKCLERGAVDFIHKPASARELMARIDRALRQSEQQHRLRVLAQTDALTGLANFRALTLRMEEEFRRAGRYQYPLSVVVIDLDHLKAINDGMGHDVGNRAILALAAHLKNNLRESDFAARFGGDEFVALLPHQTAVEAAAFAERIRAGLRNVTVQRSDGRPAPFGLSVSVGIADHSEATPRENTEALLKAADAALYVAKREGRDRVVVHGASMGAPPVSAQRH, from the coding sequence ATGGAACGGCGCGGCCGGGGCAGTGAGCGGGCCCAGATCCTCATCATCGAGGACGATGCAGGTGTTCGTGACAGCCTTTCGGATTTGTTGGTGGTGAAGTTCGAGGTGTTGACGGCCGCGGACGCGGGCGTGGGGGTGGAGCTGGCGCGAGAACACCACCCCGATCTGATCCTGCTGGATCGGTTCCTCCCCAGCGGCGACGGGCTGGGCGTGCTGGAGACCCTTCAAGGGGATGTCCGCACGGACTCCGTGCCCGTCATCTTCCTCACGGGCGACGCGGACGAGGCCACCCTGGAGAAGTGTCTGGAACGCGGCGCGGTGGACTTCATCCACAAGCCCGCCAGCGCCCGGGAGCTGATGGCGCGCATTGATCGCGCCCTGCGGCAGAGCGAGCAGCAGCACCGCCTGCGGGTGCTGGCCCAGACGGATGCGCTCACGGGGCTGGCCAACTTCCGGGCGCTCACCCTGCGCATGGAGGAGGAGTTCCGGCGCGCGGGCCGCTACCAGTATCCGCTGTCCGTGGTGGTGATCGATCTGGACCACCTCAAGGCCATCAATGACGGGATGGGCCATGATGTGGGCAACCGGGCCATCCTGGCGCTGGCCGCCCACCTGAAGAACAACCTGCGCGAGTCAGACTTCGCCGCGCGCTTTGGCGGGGATGAGTTCGTCGCCCTGCTTCCCCACCAGACGGCGGTGGAGGCTGCAGCCTTCGCCGAGCGCATCCGCGCCGGGCTGCGCAACGTGACGGTGCAGCGCAGCGATGGGCGCCCCGCCCCATTCGGGCTGAGCGTGAGCGTGGGCATCGCCGATCATTCCGAGGCCACCCCTCGGGAGAACACCGAAGCGCTGCTGAAGGCGGCCGACGCGGCGCTCTATGTCGCCAAGCGCGAGGGGCGTGACCGGGTGGTGGTGCACGGCGCCTCGATGGGGGCTCCGCCGGTATCGGCACAGCGGCATTAA
- a CDS encoding RsmB/NOP family class I SAM-dependent RNA methyltransferase: MNTLWPTPHPSEKLGRPSRRAATAAIEAHIAVLRGEPLKASLATALREAGGLGGQERRFTAFAARELSRHQRLLDLAARLLGHPPSKVGLTEDQALVRYALWRRLFCGEKWARIGPEVKLPGPVRPRTIKDDLLAQVVEGPLPEPPMSESATDRLATRYSFPSWLVERLAGLHPETVLEALLAALDEEPPLYFRVRPTGTRAEVLTLLQEEGVAAEPVDLAPDAVRIADASHRVFETKVMKSGRLQVQDVGSQLIAEVCRPPGGTLEGLTVVDVCAGAGGKTLALADGVGTSGRVLAGDRSRRRLAQARERVRDLSVRNVSFPHPLPLGGADVLLVDAPCSGTGSLAREPDQKWKLTPKAITDFQATQLALLEEVGREARPGAILVYATCSLLPEENDEVVHGFLEKQPGFALEPVAPVVGPERAAALCDGPFLRPIPPKVPGGGFFAARLRKLQG, from the coding sequence GTGAACACGCTCTGGCCTACCCCTCATCCCTCTGAAAAACTGGGCCGTCCCTCGCGGCGCGCGGCCACGGCCGCCATTGAGGCCCACATCGCCGTGCTGCGGGGGGAACCGCTCAAGGCCTCGCTCGCCACAGCCCTGCGAGAGGCAGGCGGGCTGGGGGGCCAGGAGCGGCGCTTCACGGCCTTCGCGGCGAGGGAACTCTCCCGGCACCAGCGGCTGTTGGACCTGGCGGCGCGGCTGCTCGGCCACCCTCCCAGCAAGGTGGGGCTCACCGAAGATCAAGCCCTGGTCCGTTACGCACTTTGGCGGCGCCTCTTTTGCGGAGAGAAGTGGGCCCGGATTGGCCCCGAGGTGAAGCTGCCCGGGCCCGTGCGGCCTCGGACGATCAAGGATGATCTGCTCGCCCAGGTGGTGGAGGGGCCACTGCCAGAGCCGCCGATGTCCGAGTCGGCCACCGATCGCCTGGCGACGCGCTACTCGTTCCCCTCCTGGTTGGTGGAGCGGCTGGCGGGGCTCCACCCCGAGACTGTGCTGGAAGCGCTCCTCGCCGCGCTGGACGAGGAGCCTCCCCTGTACTTCCGCGTCCGCCCCACGGGCACACGAGCGGAGGTGCTCACCCTCCTTCAAGAGGAGGGAGTGGCCGCCGAGCCGGTGGACCTTGCCCCGGACGCGGTGCGGATCGCCGACGCGAGCCACCGCGTCTTCGAGACGAAGGTGATGAAGTCGGGCCGCCTCCAGGTGCAGGACGTGGGCAGCCAGCTCATCGCCGAAGTGTGCCGCCCGCCAGGGGGGACACTGGAGGGCCTCACGGTGGTGGATGTCTGCGCCGGAGCTGGGGGCAAGACGCTGGCGCTGGCGGATGGGGTAGGAACTTCGGGGCGGGTGCTGGCAGGAGATCGCTCGCGCCGGCGGCTGGCCCAGGCCCGCGAGCGGGTGAGGGACTTGTCGGTGCGCAACGTGTCCTTCCCCCACCCCCTGCCCCTGGGAGGGGCGGACGTGCTGCTGGTGGACGCCCCCTGTAGCGGGACGGGCTCCCTGGCGCGAGAGCCGGATCAGAAGTGGAAGCTCACCCCCAAGGCGATCACCGACTTCCAAGCGACCCAGCTGGCGCTTCTAGAAGAGGTAGGGCGGGAGGCCCGGCCTGGGGCGATCCTCGTCTACGCCACTTGCTCCCTGCTGCCCGAGGAGAATGACGAGGTGGTGCACGGCTTCCTGGAGAAGCAGCCGGGCTTCGCGCTGGAGCCGGTGGCACCGGTGGTGGGGCCGGAGCGGGCGGCGGCGCTCTGCGACGGGCCCTTCCTTCGGCCCATTCCCCCCAAAGTCCCAGGCGGGGGCTTCTTCGCGGCGCGGCTGCGCAAGCTCCAGGGTTGA
- the miaA gene encoding tRNA (adenosine(37)-N6)-dimethylallyltransferase MiaA — MNPLLTVITGPTASGKTGIAVELARRAGGEIVNADSQQVYRLFDIGTAKPSPEELAAVPHHLISVVDPLETFSAAEYQRRADAAIADIASRGKPVFVVGGTGLYLRVLLHGVVEAPGADPTLRASLEAMAAAEGREAVHRKLAEVDPETAAKLPTQDLVRVIRALEIHAQSGIPASQWRREHAFAPDRYPFRMFVLEPPREQLYATINARTEAMFARGLVEETRELLAHGYADAAPMRSVGYVQARAVVEGRMTPEEAIQDTARETRHYAKRQLTWFRKEAGAVHLAPPYEALRNL, encoded by the coding sequence GTGAACCCGCTGCTCACTGTCATCACCGGCCCGACGGCCTCGGGCAAGACGGGCATCGCCGTCGAGCTTGCCCGCCGGGCCGGGGGAGAGATCGTGAACGCGGACTCGCAGCAGGTGTACCGCCTCTTCGATATCGGCACGGCCAAGCCCTCCCCCGAGGAGCTTGCTGCCGTGCCGCATCATTTGATCTCGGTGGTGGATCCGCTCGAGACGTTCTCGGCGGCGGAGTACCAGCGCCGGGCGGATGCGGCGATCGCGGACATCGCCTCGCGCGGGAAGCCCGTGTTCGTCGTGGGCGGCACGGGTCTCTACCTGCGGGTTCTTTTGCACGGCGTGGTGGAGGCTCCTGGGGCAGACCCCACGCTTCGGGCCTCGTTGGAGGCCATGGCCGCCGCAGAGGGCCGCGAGGCCGTGCACCGCAAACTCGCCGAGGTGGATCCCGAGACCGCCGCGAAGCTGCCCACGCAGGATCTGGTCCGCGTCATCCGAGCCCTGGAGATCCACGCCCAGAGCGGCATCCCCGCCTCACAGTGGCGCCGGGAGCACGCCTTCGCGCCGGACCGCTACCCCTTCCGGATGTTCGTGCTGGAGCCGCCTCGGGAGCAGCTCTACGCCACGATCAACGCACGCACGGAGGCCATGTTCGCGCGAGGGCTCGTGGAGGAGACCCGGGAGCTTCTGGCGCACGGGTACGCGGACGCCGCGCCCATGCGCAGTGTGGGCTACGTCCAAGCCCGAGCCGTTGTGGAAGGCCGGATGACCCCAGAAGAGGCCATCCAGGACACGGCGCGCGAGACGCGCCACTACGCCAAGCGACAGCTCACATGGTTCCGCAAAGAGGCCGGTGCCGTGCACCTGGCCCCTCCGTACGAAGCGCTGCGAAACCTCTGA